A genome region from Blautia coccoides includes the following:
- a CDS encoding RluA family pseudouridine synthase, whose translation MNRILIYRISEKDSPCTVESFLKARGYSRQIIIQLKKNSDSIKANGRWAYIKTMLHTGDELMIFLEEPQSSERILPVPLPLSVVYEDEDILVVDKPADMPVHPSINNYDNTLANAVAYYYQSDKEPFVFRCINRLDRDTTGLLIVAKNALSASILSAQMKERQIHRTYLALCDGTLPSSQGTIDAPIARREGSAIERCVDFENGERAVTHYRVLETCSQVTLAELRLETGRTHQIRVHMQYLGAPLMGDYLYHPNFTRISRVALHSSALEFIHPITGKPMRFHVPLPEDMEKARQPRRI comes from the coding sequence ATGAATCGGATACTGATTTACAGAATAAGCGAAAAGGATTCCCCCTGCACGGTGGAATCCTTTTTAAAAGCCAGGGGATACTCCCGGCAGATCATCATACAATTAAAGAAAAACAGCGACAGCATAAAAGCAAACGGCAGGTGGGCCTATATAAAGACCATGCTCCACACCGGAGATGAGCTGATGATATTCTTGGAAGAACCCCAGTCATCAGAACGCATTCTTCCGGTACCTCTCCCGCTCTCTGTCGTGTACGAAGATGAGGATATTCTGGTGGTTGATAAGCCCGCTGATATGCCCGTGCATCCCTCCATCAACAATTATGACAACACTCTGGCAAATGCCGTTGCGTACTATTACCAATCTGACAAAGAGCCATTTGTCTTTCGCTGCATCAATCGTCTGGACCGGGATACCACCGGCCTGCTGATCGTGGCTAAAAACGCCCTGAGTGCCTCCATATTGTCTGCACAGATGAAGGAACGGCAGATCCACAGGACCTATCTGGCTCTCTGTGACGGAACCCTCCCCTCCTCCCAGGGAACCATAGACGCCCCCATTGCCAGAAGAGAAGGTTCTGCCATTGAGCGGTGCGTAGACTTTGAAAATGGAGAACGAGCGGTCACCCACTACCGAGTATTGGAGACATGCAGTCAAGTCACACTGGCTGAACTGCGTCTGGAGACAGGGCGCACCCATCAGATCCGGGTGCATATGCAGTACCTGGGCGCCCCCCTTATGGGGGATTATCTCTATCACCCGAATTTCACCAGGATCTCCAGAGTTGCCCTGCACTCCTCCGCCCTGGAATTCATCCATCCCATAACCGGAAAACCCATGCGGTTCCATGTACCGCTGCCTGAGGATATGGAAAAGGCCAGACAGCCCCGGCGGATATAA
- a CDS encoding DUF6951 family protein, whose amino-acid sequence MTKVKIEPGICKFSTLVTATASEDEETEVTIKVASGCPSVKKMMEELGNTFDAYEVCLVKPGAGPFFEYAGKSFPVHAGCPVIAGITKCIEAEANLALKADASITFLDAE is encoded by the coding sequence ATGACTAAAGTTAAGATTGAACCGGGTATCTGTAAATTTTCCACTCTCGTCACTGCCACCGCATCAGAAGATGAAGAGACCGAAGTCACCATAAAAGTTGCCAGCGGCTGTCCCAGCGTCAAAAAGATGATGGAAGAACTTGGAAACACCTTTGATGCCTACGAGGTCTGTCTCGTCAAGCCGGGTGCAGGACCCTTCTTCGAGTATGCCGGCAAAAGCTTCCCCGTACATGCAGGATGTCCTGTCATCGCAGGGATCACTAAATGCATTGAGGCCGAGGCCAATCTGGCGCTGAAGGCAGATGCATCTATCACATTCCTGGACGCAGAATAA
- a CDS encoding GNAT family N-acetyltransferase, translating into MFKIRYAIESDKSLWLTYDTHISELELLLKFRDKRGYIICDEDKPIGVLRYNLFLDIIPFLTLLYLDEPYRGKGFGRQAMLFWEREMWRFGYKTIMTSTQVDEGAQHFYRKLGYKDRGSLFLDNTSFEQPQEMIMLKDAAWR; encoded by the coding sequence TTGTTTAAAATCCGATATGCAATAGAATCTGACAAATCTCTATGGCTTACTTACGATACACATATAAGTGAACTTGAACTTTTATTAAAATTCCGGGACAAACGGGGATATATCATCTGTGATGAGGATAAACCCATAGGCGTTCTGCGTTATAATCTGTTTTTGGATATCATACCGTTTTTGACCTTACTTTATCTGGATGAACCTTACCGGGGCAAAGGTTTTGGCAGGCAGGCCATGCTTTTCTGGGAGCGGGAGATGTGGAGGTTTGGCTATAAAACCATTATGACATCAACACAAGTCGATGAAGGCGCCCAGCATTTTTACAGAAAACTTGGGTACAAAGATAGAGGAAGTCTGTTTTTGGACAATACTTCCTTTGAACAGCCCCAGGAAATGATAATGCTAAAGGATGCAGCCTGGCGGTAA
- a CDS encoding ABC transporter permease encodes MNRKKLLTGPYFFWAVAFILIPLAMVLYYGLTDVDGHLTYENLLAIGTVENFKALCLSLLLSIVSTVICLLLAYPLAMILSGMKVNQTSFIVLIFILPMWMNFLLRTMAWQTLLEKNGVINQFLNFLHLPSIQLINTPYAIILGMVYNFLPFMVLPLYNVLSKIDKDVISAARDLGATELYTFRKIIFPLSLPGVVSGVIMVFVPALTTFVISDLLGGSKILLIGNVIEQKFKQGSNWHVGSGLSLVLMVFILISMVVTTKYDKDGQGGMF; translated from the coding sequence ATGAATAGAAAAAAATTACTGACCGGACCTTATTTTTTCTGGGCCGTGGCATTTATTCTGATTCCCCTTGCCATGGTCTTATATTATGGTCTGACAGATGTGGACGGGCATCTGACTTATGAAAATCTTCTGGCGATCGGAACTGTGGAGAATTTCAAGGCCCTGTGCCTCTCTTTGCTGCTCTCTATTGTCAGCACAGTCATCTGTCTGTTGTTAGCCTACCCCCTTGCCATGATTTTATCCGGCATGAAGGTGAATCAGACCAGTTTTATCGTGTTGATCTTCATCCTTCCCATGTGGATGAACTTTCTGCTGCGCACTATGGCGTGGCAGACTTTGCTGGAGAAAAACGGCGTGATCAATCAGTTTTTAAATTTTCTTCACCTGCCCTCCATCCAGCTCATCAATACGCCTTACGCCATTATACTGGGCATGGTGTACAACTTCCTGCCCTTTATGGTGCTGCCGCTGTACAATGTTCTGTCCAAGATTGACAAAGACGTTATATCTGCAGCCAGAGATTTGGGTGCCACGGAGCTGTACACCTTCAGGAAGATCATCTTTCCTCTCAGTCTGCCCGGTGTTGTAAGCGGCGTCATCATGGTATTTGTACCTGCTCTCACAACCTTTGTTATCTCCGATCTGTTGGGCGGCAGCAAGATCCTGCTCATCGGAAATGTCATCGAACAGAAATTCAAGCAGGGCAGCAACTGGCATGTGGGAAGCGGACTCTCCCTGGTATTGATGGTCTTTATCCTGATCAGCATGGTGGTTACCACAAAGTATGACAAAGACGGGCAAGGAGGTATGTTCTGA
- the trpS gene encoding tryptophan--tRNA ligase → MINDKKVLFSGMQATGNLTLGNYLGALKNWVTLSDEYECFYSVVDMHSITVRQDPATLRKRARALLTLYIAAGLDPKKNCIYYQSHVSGHAELAWILNCFTYMGELSRMTQFKDKSAKHADNINAGLFTYPVLMAADILLYQADVVPVGIDQMQHLELTRDIATRFNNIYGDVFTIPEAYIGKVGAKIMSLQEPSKKMSKSDENPNGSIYLMDDPDTIMRKCKRAVTDSEACIAYREEQPGLKNLLDIYCACTGKTTDEALRDFEGRGYGDLKMAVGEAVVSVLKPLQDEVARLEKDKAYIDSIIKENAEKASYFANKTLRKVQRKVGFPDRIR, encoded by the coding sequence ATGATCAACGATAAAAAAGTATTATTCAGCGGAATGCAGGCAACCGGAAACCTGACACTTGGAAACTACCTGGGAGCGCTGAAAAACTGGGTGACATTGAGTGATGAATATGAGTGCTTTTACAGCGTTGTGGACATGCACTCCATAACTGTGCGTCAGGACCCGGCTACTCTTCGCAAAAGAGCCCGTGCACTTCTGACATTATATATTGCGGCAGGACTGGATCCAAAGAAAAACTGCATTTACTACCAGTCCCATGTATCAGGACATGCGGAGCTGGCTTGGATCTTAAACTGTTTTACTTATATGGGTGAGCTGAGCCGTATGACACAGTTTAAAGACAAATCTGCAAAACATGCGGACAATATCAATGCAGGGCTTTTCACTTACCCGGTATTGATGGCTGCTGACATTCTGCTCTATCAGGCAGATGTGGTTCCGGTGGGTATTGACCAGATGCAGCATCTAGAGCTGACACGTGATATTGCCACCCGTTTTAACAATATTTACGGAGATGTGTTCACGATTCCCGAAGCTTATATCGGCAAAGTGGGCGCAAAGATTATGAGTCTGCAGGAGCCTTCCAAAAAGATGTCCAAGTCAGATGAAAATCCCAATGGCAGTATCTATCTCATGGATGACCCGGATACGATCATGCGTAAATGCAAACGTGCCGTGACAGACTCCGAGGCTTGTATCGCATACAGAGAGGAACAGCCGGGACTTAAAAACCTGCTGGATATTTACTGTGCATGTACCGGTAAGACAACTGATGAAGCGCTGCGCGATTTTGAGGGCAGAGGATATGGGGATTTGAAGATGGCTGTGGGTGAGGCTGTCGTAAGTGTTCTGAAACCTTTACAGGATGAGGTTGCGAGACTGGAAAAGGATAAGGCATATATTGATTCCATCATCAAGGAGAATGCCGAAAAAGCCAGCTATTTTGCCAACAAAACGCTGCGTAAGGTACAGCGGAAAGTGGGATTTCCAGATAGGATCCGTTAA
- a CDS encoding ABC transporter permease: MSGGKGAVFRFVVLGLLLLCWFLAEAAAMGTEKYSEGVSVKKTKGTWTYEEAEFIRQEEQKQEFPASCTFWGEREEEYLESRKLERVETAFVLEVLGETRGLLPASAPLYGEDEESCLLSEDMAYKLFGSKDVMGEEILYRGRILTVRGILRGMEGTAAVQAVREGDSVLDTIAYEANTEVQSSENPVQAFLLRHAIQGKVLERKYFAACAKLLIFCLPMVIFLRMAGQITGIMRAQRGRRIQTAALWAVMILMTVLFFMLFWKSPGLTRGVVPTKWSDFTFWKHMTQQIQDNFKLLLQMKKTSLELLVLRPFFSCLIYGVLTWGLYAVRCRTQKKAGAGETAAGILFSWILLLVTICFAGENALLLAGQKSVWFGPCFWLIGEYAMERMQVSYKNKINSY; the protein is encoded by the coding sequence ATGAGCGGCGGGAAAGGTGCTGTCTTTCGGTTTGTAGTTTTAGGTTTGCTGCTTCTCTGCTGGTTTTTGGCAGAGGCCGCTGCCATGGGTACAGAGAAATACAGTGAAGGGGTTTCCGTAAAAAAGACGAAGGGTACCTGGACCTATGAGGAGGCAGAGTTTATCCGGCAGGAGGAGCAAAAACAGGAATTTCCTGCATCCTGCACCTTTTGGGGGGAGAGGGAGGAAGAGTATCTGGAAAGCAGGAAACTGGAAAGAGTGGAGACAGCCTTTGTCCTTGAGGTGCTGGGGGAGACCCGGGGATTACTGCCGGCATCGGCGCCTCTGTACGGGGAGGACGAGGAGAGTTGTCTTCTGTCTGAGGATATGGCTTACAAATTGTTCGGAAGCAAAGATGTGATGGGGGAGGAGATTCTTTACCGGGGAAGAATTCTGACTGTCCGGGGGATTTTAAGGGGGATGGAGGGAACCGCAGCCGTACAGGCCGTCAGGGAGGGAGACAGTGTCCTTGACACCATAGCATATGAGGCGAATACGGAAGTTCAATCTTCGGAAAATCCGGTTCAAGCATTTCTTCTACGCCACGCAATACAGGGAAAGGTACTGGAGCGAAAGTATTTTGCAGCCTGCGCAAAGCTGCTGATATTCTGTCTTCCAATGGTGATCTTTCTCAGAATGGCAGGGCAGATCACAGGAATTATGAGGGCGCAGAGGGGCAGACGGATACAGACAGCAGCCTTGTGGGCAGTGATGATACTGATGACAGTCCTATTTTTCATGCTTTTTTGGAAATCTCCCGGCCTGACCAGGGGTGTGGTGCCAACAAAATGGTCAGACTTTACATTCTGGAAACACATGACGCAGCAGATACAGGATAATTTCAAACTGCTTCTTCAAATGAAAAAGACGAGCCTGGAGCTTCTTGTGCTCCGCCCCTTCTTTTCCTGTTTAATATACGGTGTTTTGACCTGGGGGTTATACGCTGTCAGGTGCAGGACACAGAAAAAGGCAGGGGCAGGGGAGACGGCGGCAGGGATACTATTTTCCTGGATCTTGCTGCTGGTCACCATCTGTTTTGCAGGAGAAAACGCCCTTTTGCTTGCGGGACAGAAAAGTGTCTGGTTTGGACCTTGTTTTTGGCTGATCGGAGAATATGCGATGGAAAGAATGCAGGTGTCCTATAAAAATAAGATAAATTCATACTAA
- a CDS encoding heme-binding protein: MTMDEVITVLSMQEEILQFSHFTNEDAWELGMMLVAESRRRGLDCAVSIRRNNGYTVFKYAGNTTNLNNDRWMDRTFNTVRTLEKSSLLVYSELQKNEETMVDIALDPKEFSCMGGGFPVRVEEVGVVGAIMVTNQNHYINHDIIVKTLGRYLHIDEVPRIRML, translated from the coding sequence ATGACAATGGATGAAGTGATCACCGTACTCAGTATGCAGGAGGAGATACTCCAGTTTTCGCATTTTACAAACGAGGATGCATGGGAATTGGGAATGATGCTTGTGGCGGAGAGCAGACGAAGGGGTTTGGACTGTGCTGTATCCATCCGCAGGAATAATGGCTACACAGTATTTAAATACGCGGGGAATACAACCAATCTGAACAATGACCGCTGGATGGACAGGACATTCAATACAGTCCGTACGCTGGAAAAGAGCAGCCTTCTGGTATACAGTGAGCTGCAGAAGAATGAGGAGACCATGGTGGATATCGCCCTGGATCCGAAAGAGTTTTCCTGCATGGGAGGCGGTTTCCCTGTGCGTGTGGAGGAAGTAGGCGTGGTAGGCGCCATTATGGTGACTAATCAGAATCACTATATCAACCATGATATTATTGTAAAGACACTGGGAAGATACCTTCATATTGATGAGGTGCCCAGGATCAGAATGCTGTAA
- a CDS encoding ABC transporter ATP-binding protein, which produces MNHTLVDLIDISKGFGDQIVLDKLNLSIRENEFLTLLGPSGCGKTTTLRILGGFETPDFGQVIFDGEDITNLPPNKRNLNTVFQKYALFSHMNIEENIAFGLKIAGKSNAYIKDKIKYALKLVNLEGFENRLPDSLSGGQQQRVAIARAIVNEPRLLLLDEPLGALDLKLRQDMQYELIRLKNELGITFIYVTHDQEEALTMSDTIVVMNQGYIQQMGSPEDIYNEPQNAFVADFIGESNIIEGTMLEDRLVKILGAKFPCVDEGFGRNRPVDVVIRPEDVDLVKPEEGTIQGVVSHLIFKGVHYEMEVQANGFEWLVHSTDMFPVGQKVGIHVDPFDIQIMHKPVSEDEEAIGVNE; this is translated from the coding sequence ATGAATCATACACTGGTGGATTTAATTGACATTTCCAAAGGATTTGGCGATCAGATTGTTCTGGACAAGCTGAATCTGTCCATCCGGGAAAATGAATTTCTTACCCTTTTAGGCCCCAGCGGCTGTGGTAAGACAACTACTCTCCGTATCCTGGGCGGTTTCGAGACGCCGGATTTCGGACAGGTTATTTTTGACGGAGAGGATATTACCAATCTTCCGCCCAACAAGCGAAATCTGAACACCGTATTCCAGAAATACGCGCTGTTCTCCCATATGAATATAGAAGAAAACATTGCTTTTGGTTTAAAAATTGCCGGAAAGAGCAACGCTTATATCAAAGACAAGATCAAATACGCACTGAAGCTGGTAAATCTTGAAGGCTTTGAAAACCGCCTGCCTGATTCCCTGAGCGGCGGACAGCAGCAGCGTGTGGCCATTGCCCGTGCGATCGTAAATGAGCCGCGTCTTCTGCTTCTGGACGAACCTTTGGGCGCCCTGGATCTGAAGCTGCGCCAGGACATGCAGTATGAGCTAATCCGCCTGAAAAACGAACTGGGCATCACCTTTATCTACGTGACCCATGACCAGGAAGAAGCCCTTACCATGTCAGATACCATTGTGGTCATGAACCAAGGGTATATCCAGCAGATGGGTTCCCCTGAGGATATCTACAATGAGCCGCAGAACGCATTTGTAGCCGACTTTATCGGTGAGAGTAATATTATAGAAGGTACTATGCTTGAGGACAGGCTGGTGAAGATCTTGGGTGCCAAGTTCCCCTGTGTGGACGAAGGCTTCGGCCGCAACAGACCCGTGGATGTTGTCATCCGGCCTGAGGATGTGGACCTGGTAAAGCCCGAGGAGGGCACGATCCAGGGCGTAGTCTCCCACCTGATCTTCAAAGGTGTCCACTATGAGATGGAGGTCCAGGCAAACGGATTTGAATGGCTGGTACACAGCACTGACATGTTCCCTGTGGGCCAGAAAGTCGGCATCCATGTTGACCCCTTTGACATCCAGATCATGCACAAGCCGGTATCGGAAGACGAGGAGGCCATAGGAGTGAATGAATAG
- a CDS encoding extracellular solute-binding protein, which produces MKKTARNIYLALILILMYAPIVTLMILSFNASKSRSKWGGFTLKWYGSLFRDDAIMSALYNTLVIAFLSAILATLIGTCASIGINSMKSRWRTVFMGVTNIPILNSDIVTGISLMLLFIACRFTLGFSTILMAHITFNIPYVILSVMPKLKQTNKSTYEAARDLGAGPFQAFMKVVFPDILPGVLSGFLMAFTMSLDDFIITHFTKGPGVDTLSTKIYSEVRKGIRPEMYALSTLLFLSVMVIMILVNSAPKEPDKKRSSDLDKKKLPLRQVIPAALVIFVAGAGFFFHLGNKGSVSDEKLIVYNWGEYLDPEVIDIFQEETGITVTYEEYETNEIMYPKIMSKAIAYDVVCPSDYMIQRMRENDLLAEINWDNVPNIKNIDPTYMEQSQSFDPENKYSVPYCVGTVGILYNKTMVKEQVDSWNILWDEKYKDSILMQDSVRDAFAVALKRRGYSLNSLVVDELIQATDDLIAQKPLVQAYVVDQVRDKMIGNEAALGVIYSGEALYTQRENPDLEYVIPKEGTNVWIDSWVIPSNAQNKENAEKFINFLCRPDIALMNFEYITYATPNKAARELIEDESIRNSRVLFPEAEDLQGSETFQFLGDEADSYYNELWNKVKSK; this is translated from the coding sequence ATGAAGAAGACAGCCAGAAATATCTATTTGGCGCTTATTCTGATCCTCATGTACGCGCCTATTGTGACACTCATGATCCTCTCCTTCAACGCCTCCAAATCCCGCTCCAAATGGGGCGGATTCACCTTGAAATGGTATGGCTCCCTGTTCCGGGATGACGCCATCATGAGTGCCCTCTACAATACGCTGGTCATTGCGTTTTTATCTGCAATACTGGCAACTTTGATCGGAACCTGCGCCTCTATCGGCATCAATTCCATGAAGAGCAGGTGGCGCACAGTTTTCATGGGTGTGACTAATATCCCTATACTGAATTCCGATATTGTGACAGGTATTTCCCTCATGCTTTTGTTCATTGCATGCCGGTTTACCCTTGGTTTTTCTACGATCTTAATGGCGCATATAACGTTCAACATTCCCTATGTGATCCTGAGCGTTATGCCTAAGCTGAAGCAGACCAACAAGAGTACCTATGAGGCTGCCAGGGACTTGGGCGCAGGCCCTTTCCAGGCGTTTATGAAAGTGGTATTCCCGGATATACTGCCCGGTGTGCTGTCAGGATTTCTCATGGCATTTACCATGTCCCTGGATGATTTTATCATCACCCATTTCACCAAGGGACCGGGGGTGGATACCCTGTCAACCAAAATATATTCCGAGGTGCGAAAGGGTATAAGGCCTGAGATGTATGCGCTCTCCACCCTGCTCTTTTTATCTGTCATGGTCATCATGATACTGGTAAATTCAGCGCCTAAAGAACCGGATAAAAAGCGCTCCTCAGACCTTGATAAAAAGAAGCTTCCTCTCCGTCAGGTAATCCCGGCAGCCCTTGTTATCTTTGTGGCTGGGGCCGGATTCTTCTTCCATCTGGGAAACAAGGGAAGTGTGTCGGATGAAAAGCTCATTGTCTACAACTGGGGGGAATATCTGGACCCTGAAGTCATAGATATCTTCCAGGAGGAGACCGGTATAACGGTTACCTATGAGGAGTATGAAACCAACGAAATCATGTATCCCAAGATCATGTCAAAGGCCATTGCCTACGATGTGGTCTGCCCCTCTGATTATATGATCCAGCGTATGCGTGAAAACGATCTGCTGGCTGAGATCAACTGGGACAATGTGCCCAACATCAAAAATATTGATCCGACTTATATGGAACAGTCTCAAAGCTTTGACCCGGAAAACAAATACTCGGTGCCTTACTGTGTGGGCACTGTAGGTATCCTCTATAACAAAACCATGGTCAAAGAACAGGTGGACAGTTGGAATATACTGTGGGATGAGAAATATAAAGACAGCATTCTCATGCAGGATTCTGTACGGGATGCCTTCGCGGTGGCTTTAAAGCGCAGAGGTTATTCTCTGAACTCCCTGGTCGTGGATGAACTGATCCAGGCTACTGATGATCTGATCGCTCAAAAACCGCTGGTCCAGGCCTATGTAGTAGACCAAGTAAGAGACAAAATGATTGGAAATGAGGCTGCATTGGGTGTGATCTATTCCGGTGAAGCCCTCTATACCCAGAGGGAAAATCCCGACTTGGAATATGTCATTCCCAAGGAGGGGACCAATGTATGGATCGATTCCTGGGTTATTCCCTCCAATGCGCAGAACAAGGAAAACGCGGAGAAATTCATCAATTTCCTCTGCCGTCCCGATATTGCTCTGATGAACTTTGAATACATCACCTACGCGACACCTAACAAGGCAGCCAGAGAACTGATCGAAGATGAGAGCATCCGAAACAGCAGGGTACTCTTCCCGGAAGCAGAGGATCTGCAGGGAAGTGAAACCTTCCAGTTCCTTGGCGATGAGGCAGATTCCTATTATAATGAACTTTGGAACAAAGTTAAATCCAAATAA
- a CDS encoding carbohydrate ABC transporter permease, whose protein sequence is MKKVIFVVLGIFALAAAYPVLFLLAGSLMGKQELAGYLSPVLAKGDGYAAFRLFPMYPTLRAYVELLLDSPGYFVMFWNSIRITAGILLGQLLVGVPAAWAFARYDFPLKKPAFTVYITLMMMPFQVTMLSNYLVLDRLSLMDTLWAVILPGAFSTFPVFIMYRFFTGIPEAVVESARIDGTGEGKIFLYMGLPLGSGGICSALVLGFLECWNLIEQPLTFLKNKELWPLSLYLPDIGLLEAPGAFAASVVVLLPALFIFLGGQDYLEQGIVAAAVKE, encoded by the coding sequence ATGAAAAAGGTTATTTTTGTGGTTTTAGGGATTTTTGCACTGGCAGCAGCGTATCCGGTACTTTTTCTACTGGCGGGTTCCCTGATGGGAAAACAGGAACTGGCGGGGTATCTGTCACCGGTTCTGGCAAAGGGGGACGGATATGCGGCGTTTCGTCTGTTTCCCATGTACCCCACACTGCGGGCGTATGTTGAGCTGCTGCTGGATTCCCCGGGATATTTTGTAATGTTTTGGAATTCCATACGCATTACAGCGGGAATCCTTCTGGGACAGCTCCTGGTGGGAGTGCCTGCGGCGTGGGCATTTGCCAGATATGATTTTCCTCTGAAGAAGCCGGCGTTCACAGTATATATCACACTGATGATGATGCCCTTTCAGGTGACCATGCTTTCAAATTACCTGGTGCTTGACCGGCTGAGCCTTATGGATACACTCTGGGCGGTGATACTTCCGGGGGCATTTTCTACATTTCCGGTATTTATCATGTACCGTTTTTTTACCGGCATACCGGAGGCTGTGGTGGAATCCGCCAGGATAGACGGGACAGGCGAAGGGAAGATATTCCTGTATATGGGGCTTCCTCTGGGGTCCGGGGGTATTTGCTCTGCGCTGGTTCTGGGATTTCTGGAATGCTGGAATCTCATTGAACAGCCCCTCACATTTTTGAAAAATAAAGAGCTGTGGCCCCTTTCCCTGTATCTGCCGGATATCGGGCTTTTGGAAGCACCCGGGGCATTTGCGGCCTCTGTGGTGGTGCTTCTGCCGGCCCTTTTTATTTTCCTGGGCGGACAGGATTATCTGGAGCAGGGGATCGTGGCAGCAGCGGTGAAGGAATAG
- a CDS encoding carbohydrate ABC transporter permease, producing the protein MRRHNRMKTGRNRQNRAAAAFLLPSLGGVALFVLIPFADVIRRSFLDAMGIEFKGVGNYLELFHNSAFLLAVKNTMRFAFICIPLLLLLSLGVAVLLSGVGKKGRILKNFYLIPMAIPVASIVLLWKFLFHSQGFLSAFLSRVHLSTQDWMNSSAAFWVLVVSYLWKNMGYDIILWSAGLAAIPENLYEAAKVDGAGSLDCFFRITLPNLMPVFYTITVLSFLNSFKVFREAYLVAGDYPHDSMYLLQHVFNNWFRELSLDKMAAGAVITFLAVMILILLLQRAWGREE; encoded by the coding sequence ATGAGGCGTCACAACAGAATGAAAACGGGAAGAAACAGACAAAACAGGGCGGCGGCAGCATTTTTGCTGCCAAGCCTTGGAGGAGTAGCGCTGTTTGTCCTGATACCCTTTGCGGATGTGATCAGGCGTTCCTTTCTGGATGCCATGGGGATAGAGTTCAAAGGAGTCGGAAATTATCTGGAATTGTTTCATAATTCTGCCTTTTTGCTGGCAGTGAAGAACACTATGCGGTTTGCTTTTATCTGTATTCCCCTTCTGTTACTACTTTCACTGGGAGTTGCAGTTCTGCTTTCGGGAGTTGGGAAAAAAGGGAGGATACTGAAAAATTTTTATCTGATCCCCATGGCCATTCCGGTGGCATCCATTGTGCTTTTGTGGAAGTTTTTATTTCACAGCCAGGGGTTTTTGAGTGCCTTCTTAAGCAGGGTACACTTATCGACACAGGACTGGATGAACAGCAGTGCTGCGTTCTGGGTGCTGGTCGTCAGCTATCTGTGGAAAAATATGGGGTATGATATCATTTTGTGGAGCGCGGGTCTGGCCGCCATACCGGAAAATCTGTATGAAGCCGCCAAAGTGGACGGCGCCGGCAGCCTGGACTGCTTTTTCAGGATCACACTGCCCAATCTGATGCCTGTTTTTTATACCATCACAGTCCTCTCCTTTCTGAACTCTTTTAAAGTGTTCCGTGAGGCGTACCTGGTGGCAGGAGATTATCCCCATGACAGTATGTATCTGCTACAGCATGTATTTAATAACTGGTTTCGGGAGCTTTCGCTTGACAAGATGGCAGCAGGGGCAGTGATAACATTTCTGGCAGTTATGATACTGATCCTGCTTCTGCAGAGGGCCTGGGGCAGAGAGGAATGA